GACGGCGTACACGACGTTGCCGCCCATCGCGGTGCGCAGCTTGCTGTAGACGAGCTTGTCGAAGAGCGCGAACTTGATCTTCAGGCCCAGAGGAATCTTCTTGCCCTCTTCGAGGAGGCGCGAGTGCTCGACCGCGGCCGCTGCGGCAGCGCGGAAGATCTTGCCCTTGCCGCCGGCCTCTGCCTTCTGCTCGGCCGAGTTGTAGACCTTCTCGAAGACACGCGGGACGGCGAGGAGGAAGGTCGGCTTGAACGACCCGAGCGCGGGCAGCAGCTGCTTCGTGTCGGGCTGGTGGCCGGTGCGCACGCCCGAGTGCACCGCGAGGATCGAGATGAAGCGAGCGAACACGTGCGCGGTTGTGATGAACAGCAACGTGGAGGCCCCAGGCATCGAGACGACGGCATCGAGCGACTTCGCGGAGTTGCGCGACAGCTCGACGAAGTTCGAGTGCGTGAGGACGCAGCCCTTGGGGCGCCCGGTGGAGCCGGACGTGTAGATCAGGGTGGCGAGATCGTCGCCACGAGCGATGTTGCGACGCCGTTCGATCTCGGCGTCCTCGACGTCGGCGCCCTGTGCAGTGAGGGTGTCGATCATGCCGAGGTGCATCTGCCAGATGTCGCGGACGAGCGGGAGTTCGCTGCGCACCTCATCGACGCGGGCGAAATGCTCGGGCGACTCGAGGATGAGTCCGGTCGCACCGGAGTCCTCCATGATCCACTGGATCTGCGACGGAGAGCTGGTCTCGTAGATCGGCACCATCACGGCGCCGGCATAGAACAGCGCGAAGTCGATGAGGGTCCACTCGTATGTCGTGCGCGCGATGAAGCCGACCTTCTCGCCCGGCTGGACTCCTGCGGCGACGAAGCCCTTGGCGAGTGCGACGACAGCAGCCTGGAACTCGGCCGCGGTGATGTCGCGCCAGCCCTCGCCCTCGGGGACAGAGAAGAGCGCCAGATTCGGCGTCTTCTGAACACGTTGGACCAGCAGATCCGTGATGTTCGCTTCGGGATCAGCAGGGACGATCGCAGGGACTTCGAACTGGATCACGGCAACTCCTTCGGTACCGGACGGGGTACGGGCTTTTCCCGAGTCTAGGGCAACGCACCCCGCTGTCGGGGGGATTTTGATGGGATTCAGTTGCAATATTCTTGACACTGAGTCGCACGGCCCGGCATGTCGTGGTTGACGGTCTCGTCGTGCGTGCACCCCGGCGATAGACTGCACTCGATGTTCTACTGGCTGATGAAGAATGTGGCGATCGGCCCCTGGGTGAAGGGGATCTTCCGTCCATGGATCGTCGGGCGTGCCAACGTTCCGACCACCGGGGCGGCCATTCTCGCGAGCAATCACCTCTCCTTCGCCGACTCCATCTTCCTGCCGCTCATGCTCGATCGGCCGATGGCCTTCCTCGCCAAGAGTGACTACTTCACAGGTCGCGGCATCAAGGGGTGGGCGACCAAGGTGTTCATGAAGGGCACCGGTCAGCTTCCGATCGACCGCTCCGGCGGCAAGGCCTCCGAGGCGTCGCTGAACACCGGGCTCCAGGTCTTGGGCCGTGGCGAGCTTCTCGGCATCTATCCCGAGGGCACCCGCAGCCCTGACGGCAAGCTGTATCGCGGACGCACGGGCATCGCCCGCATGGCTCTGGAGGCCAAGGTCCCGGTGATTCCGGTGGTGATGGTCGACACGGACCGCGCAATGCCGATCGGACGCAAGGTCCCGCGCATCGTGCGTGTCGGAATGGTCATCGGCGAGCCGCTCGACTTCTCGCGATACGACGGGATGGAGAACGATCGCTACATCCTGCGCTCGGTCACGGACGAGATCATGGTCGCCCTCCAGCGACTCGGGGAGCAGACCTACGAAGACGTCTACGCCTCGACGGTCAAAGACCGCCGTCCCGGCGCCGTCACAGAGGCCCGCTGACGCATCCGAGGCCTCTCCCGGCGGGCTAGGATTACCGCATGCCTTCCCTTTCCGACCTTGATGCGTGGCGCTCGCTTCCCATCAAGCAGCAGCCCCAGTGGCCCGACGCCGAGCGAGTCGCGGCCGTCTCCGCACAGCTCTCGGTGATGCCTCCGCTCGTTTTCGCGGGCGAGGTCGACAACCTGCGTGAGCGTCTCGCACGCGCCGCTTCGGGGCAGGCCTTCCTGCTTCAGGGCGGCGACTGCGCGGAGACGTTCGCCGGTGCGACCGCCGACCAGATCCGCAACCGCATCAAGACGGTGCTGCAGATGGCTGTCGTGCTCACCTATGGCGCGTCGATGCCGGTCGTGAAGATGGGACGCATGGCGGGCCAGTTCGCCAAGCCGCGCTCCAGCGACACCGAGACGCGCGGCGAGGTCACTCTTCCCGCCTACCGCGGCGACATCGTCAACGGCTACGACTTCACTGAGGCTTCGCGCACGGCAGACCCGGGCCGTCTGCTCCAGGGCTACCACACCGCATCCTCGACGCTGAACCTGATCCGGGCCTTCACGCAGGGTGGCTTCGCCGACCTGCGCGAGGTGCACTCCTGGAACAAGGGCTTCGCGCAGAACCCGGCGAATCAGCGCTACGAGCGCATGGCCGCGGAGATCGATCGTGCGATCAAGTTCATGGAGGCCGCCGGCGCGGACTTCGACGAGCTCAAGCGCGTCGAGTTCTTCACGGGCCACGAGGGCCTGCTGATGGACTACGAGCGCCCGATGACGCGCATCGACTCGCGCACGGACACCCCGTACAACACCTCGGCCCACTTCCTGTGGATCGGGGAGCGCACGCGTGAGCTCGATGGCGCACACGTCGACTACTTCTCGAAGATCCGCAACCCGATCGGCGTGAAGCTCGGACCGACCACAACGCCCGAGACGGCACTGGCGCTCATCGACAAGCTCGACCCGAACCGCGAGCCCGGACGCCTGACGTTCATCACGCGGATGGGGGCCGACAAGATCCGCGACGCACTGCCGCCGCTGCTCGAGGCCGTAAAGGACTCGGGTGCGACGCCGCTGTGGGTCACCGACCCGATGCACGGCAACGGCATCACCACGCCGACGGGCTACAAGACGCGACGCTTCGACGATGTCGTGCACGAGGTGCGCGGCTTCTTCGAGGCGCACCGTGCGGTCGGCACGTTCCCGGGCGGCATCCACGTCGAGCTCACCGGCGATGACGTCACCGAGTGCCTGGGCGGTTCCGAGCAGATCGACGAGGCAGCCCTCGCGACCCGCTACGAGTCGCTCTGCGATCCGCGCCTGAACCACATGCAGAGCCTGGAGCTCGCCTTCCTCGTCGCGGAAGAGCTCGAGAAGCGCTGAGTCACATGGCCTGACAACGTGAATGCCCTCCCCGATCGGGGAGGGCATTCGTCGTTCGTGGGGATGCGCGAGGCGCGAGCGGACGGTTCGCGCTATTCGGAGGCGAAGACGCGCACCTTCGCACCGCGGTCGAGCATCGTGCCGTCTTCGGGGTCGGTGCGCGTGGCTGTGAAGAGGCCCCAGATGAACTGCGGCACGCTCGTGTTCGGCTCGAAGCCCTGCTCCTGGAGAAGCGCCATGGCGTCGGCGAGGTTCATGCCTTCGACGTCAGGCACCTCGATGGGCTGGGGGCCCTGCGAGACGACGAGGGTGACCGCGTCGCCCGGGCGCCAGTTTCCTCCGTCGCTGCGGTCCGCGATGCGGATGACGCGGTCCTTCTTGATCTCATCGCTGTACTCGGTGACGGTCTCGTCGCTGACCTCGAGCTGCTTGTCGCCCAGGGCCTTCGCCGCCTGATCGATCGTCATGCCCGTGACATCCGGAAGGGCGCCGAGCGAGACCAGCAACACGACCGTGTCTCCTTCGAACAGTGTGCATCCCTCGCCACAGGGGTACTGATCGCCGCCTGCGCGTGGCGCGACGTCGGCGTTGATGACGAGGCCTTCTGCGGCGCCGGAGAAGAGGGCGACGCTCTCGCCGACATTCGCGCCGATTCCTTCGAGGTACGCCTTGGCGTCTGCCTCTGACTTGCCGTTGAGGGGTGGCACCGTCTGCTCGGCAGGGCCCGTCGAGACGAACACCGTCACGGCGGTGCCCCGGTCGCTGCGTGTTCCGTTCTCCGGGTCGGTGCGAATCACGACGCCGACCGGAACGTCGAGAGAGTTCTCGCTCGCCTCCGTGGGCACGAAGCCCTGCTCCGTGAGGACAGCGGCTGCATCCGGATAGTTCGAGCCCGCGACATCCGCGATGGCGACGAGCGAGCCGGGGCCCGATCCGAACCACCATCCGGCACCGGCCGCCGCTGCGGCCAGCAGCAGAACGAGGGCGATGAGGAACCCGCCGCGGGCGCGACGCTTGGCACTGCGACGACGCAGGAGAGTGGCGTTGTCGAGTGGCGCGGCGCCGGCATCGATCGCCGTGGTGGGGGCACCGGTCGAGGTGCCGGGCATCACCAGCGTGAGGTCGCCGGAATCGACGAGTGAGGTGGCGGAGCGCGCGGTCTGTGTTGTCACCGTCGGCGTGATGCCCAGCTCGCGTTCGATCACGCGCAGCCGGTCAAGCATCTCCTGTGCGTTGTTCGGACGCTCATCCGGGGACTTCTCGGTCGCCCAGAGAACGAGCTCATCCAGCTGCTCCGGAACGCCAGGATTGCGGACACTCGGACGGGGCACCGACTCCGTGGCGTGCTGGAAGGCGATCTGCATCGGCTGCTCGCCCTTGTAGGGCTGCTCGCCCACGAGCATCTCGTAGAGCATGATGCCGAGGGCGTAGATGTCGCTGCGCGCGTCGGCGGTGCCACGGGTCACCAGTTCGGGCGCGAGGTACGCGATGGTTCCGAGCAGCTGCTGCCCGGTCGCGGTGTTCGCCGTCGTCGCACGGGCGAGTCCGAAGTCGCCGATCTTGATCCGACCGTCTTCCGCGAGCAGGACGTTCTCGGGCTTCACATCGCGGTGCACGATGTCTGCGGAGTGCGCGGCGGCGAGCCCCGAGAGGATCGCGTCCATGATCGTGATCGTCTGCGGGATCGACAGGCGACGCTGCTCGCGCATGAGCTCGCGCAGCGTGATGCCGGGCAGGTACTCCATGACGAGGTAGGCGAGGTCGCCGTCCTGGCCCTGGTCGAAGACGTTGACGACGTTGGGGTCGGCCAGCCGGGCCGCGGCGCGTGCCTCCTGGATGAACCGGCTCTGGAAGACCGAGTCGTCGCTGAGGTGGCCGTGCATGACCTTCAGCGC
The DNA window shown above is from Microbacterium keratanolyticum and carries:
- a CDS encoding AMP-dependent synthetase/ligase, encoding MIQFEVPAIVPADPEANITDLLVQRVQKTPNLALFSVPEGEGWRDITAAEFQAAVVALAKGFVAAGVQPGEKVGFIARTTYEWTLIDFALFYAGAVMVPIYETSSPSQIQWIMEDSGATGLILESPEHFARVDEVRSELPLVRDIWQMHLGMIDTLTAQGADVEDAEIERRRNIARGDDLATLIYTSGSTGRPKGCVLTHSNFVELSRNSAKSLDAVVSMPGASTLLFITTAHVFARFISILAVHSGVRTGHQPDTKQLLPALGSFKPTFLLAVPRVFEKVYNSAEQKAEAGGKGKIFRAAAAAAVEHSRLLEEGKKIPLGLKIKFALFDKLVYSKLRTAMGGNVVYAVSGSAPLGSRLGHFFHSLGVVILEGYGLTETTAPATVNLADKSKIGTVGPALPGVGVRLGDDGEIEVRGINVFKEYWNNPEATAEAFSEGGWFRTGDIGSFDAEGFLTITGRKKEILVTAGGKNVAPAALEDPIRSNPIVGQVVVVGDQRPFISALVTLDSEMLPTWLANNGLPADMSLADAAKNDAVRAEVQRAVDAANSHVSRAESIRKFTILPLEWTEASGHLTPKMSIKRNVIMADFDDEIQKIYSEPTSTTTVPLG
- a CDS encoding lysophospholipid acyltransferase family protein, which translates into the protein MFYWLMKNVAIGPWVKGIFRPWIVGRANVPTTGAAILASNHLSFADSIFLPLMLDRPMAFLAKSDYFTGRGIKGWATKVFMKGTGQLPIDRSGGKASEASLNTGLQVLGRGELLGIYPEGTRSPDGKLYRGRTGIARMALEAKVPVIPVVMVDTDRAMPIGRKVPRIVRVGMVIGEPLDFSRYDGMENDRYILRSVTDEIMVALQRLGEQTYEDVYASTVKDRRPGAVTEAR
- a CDS encoding class II 3-deoxy-7-phosphoheptulonate synthase — its product is MPSLSDLDAWRSLPIKQQPQWPDAERVAAVSAQLSVMPPLVFAGEVDNLRERLARAASGQAFLLQGGDCAETFAGATADQIRNRIKTVLQMAVVLTYGASMPVVKMGRMAGQFAKPRSSDTETRGEVTLPAYRGDIVNGYDFTEASRTADPGRLLQGYHTASSTLNLIRAFTQGGFADLREVHSWNKGFAQNPANQRYERMAAEIDRAIKFMEAAGADFDELKRVEFFTGHEGLLMDYERPMTRIDSRTDTPYNTSAHFLWIGERTRELDGAHVDYFSKIRNPIGVKLGPTTTPETALALIDKLDPNREPGRLTFITRMGADKIRDALPPLLEAVKDSGATPLWVTDPMHGNGITTPTGYKTRRFDDVVHEVRGFFEAHRAVGTFPGGIHVELTGDDVTECLGGSEQIDEAALATRYESLCDPRLNHMQSLELAFLVAEELEKR
- the pknB gene encoding Stk1 family PASTA domain-containing Ser/Thr kinase, encoding MTINQQADPLIGRLVDGRYRVRARIARGGMATVYVATDLRLERRIALKVMHGHLSDDSVFQSRFIQEARAAARLADPNVVNVFDQGQDGDLAYLVMEYLPGITLRELMREQRRLSIPQTITIMDAILSGLAAAHSADIVHRDVKPENVLLAEDGRIKIGDFGLARATTANTATGQQLLGTIAYLAPELVTRGTADARSDIYALGIMLYEMLVGEQPYKGEQPMQIAFQHATESVPRPSVRNPGVPEQLDELVLWATEKSPDERPNNAQEMLDRLRVIERELGITPTVTTQTARSATSLVDSGDLTLVMPGTSTGAPTTAIDAGAAPLDNATLLRRRSAKRRARGGFLIALVLLLAAAAAGAGWWFGSGPGSLVAIADVAGSNYPDAAAVLTEQGFVPTEASENSLDVPVGVVIRTDPENGTRSDRGTAVTVFVSTGPAEQTVPPLNGKSEADAKAYLEGIGANVGESVALFSGAAEGLVINADVAPRAGGDQYPCGEGCTLFEGDTVVLLVSLGALPDVTGMTIDQAAKALGDKQLEVSDETVTEYSDEIKKDRVIRIADRSDGGNWRPGDAVTLVVSQGPQPIEVPDVEGMNLADAMALLQEQGFEPNTSVPQFIWGLFTATRTDPEDGTMLDRGAKVRVFASE